In Fibrobacter sp. UWB15, the following proteins share a genomic window:
- a CDS encoding T9SS type A sorting domain-containing protein → MKKGLFGAFGLSLAAIIGMQATAAYSAEKAADFSWSNVSMGGGGFVSAVIASPVDKGLFYARTDVGGAYRWNESTARWESMMDWVDVSERGLLGIEAIAVDPQESGVVYMVAGTSYWNNGRTAFLRSSDKGESWDVLYTWDEDGTKGAKVARFGAHGNGMGRGNGEALAVDPNDSKIMFYGSKNKGLWKSTDNGTSWSHVDAWTKAAGSDTTWNGSGFSFVQYAPGSSKVLYAGFLREGTTAKGTFENVFTSTDGGASWQALPIPDSLRSTAGGSIVRLMPQRAVVSGDGKTMTVTFADGAGPHSMMWDEGWGMIYDGFGRGAVLQLDVASATWSDVSPENFLDEGGDAKYDKVDVKGMVDCEAAGGTGKTCEEYYPYIAPYGGIAINPKNANEMVVTTEGYRGPQFWYTATSDTSGKWSDQWGTNIYHTTDGGKTWIASFKYYWMEGGVYPTTQQMDANGIGWMHNGSIHWSGSVAMDPFDNNRVFVTSGNGIFRCDNLSDYIYKEAENSWEEPQLTMNQVWHFSAHGVEETVPFEVVSIPGGPMISIIGDYDGFRHDDIAKYPAFRHKTNVGGDYVSLGTTQGLAYAPKSGKLAKVADKRAYEGQYNAIPIAPVQYSLDSGKTWTVETYTGPDEKAAKGTVALSAKGTYTIWVPMEGTTDVYRNYNGTTWEKVSGIDNSAFVVGDPENDEVFYAYTKADGKFYKSTDAGASFKAVSTPGESAFKKFRAIPGFEGDLWLPVAIQDPSNGTPASGKLLHSTDGGATWAAVEGVGYCEAVGYGAPKEKGGYPAIYVFATVGKVTGVFGSDDKGKTWTRVNDDGHEYGGLANGEFVMGDMNTYGVVYMSTAGRGIAARVPSDWNMGTSSSEGTTKVAPSAKAIASASVTYANGNLELHLNATVARVSVFDMKGKKISSRYYSSSASVPLKELVRAKGSYFVRVDNGKKVLFANRVIVTR, encoded by the coding sequence ATGAAAAAAGGATTGTTTGGTGCTTTTGGACTTAGCCTGGCCGCTATCATCGGCATGCAGGCGACTGCCGCATACTCTGCCGAAAAGGCGGCCGATTTCAGCTGGAGCAACGTGAGCATGGGCGGGGGCGGATTCGTCTCCGCCGTGATAGCGTCTCCGGTCGACAAGGGGTTGTTCTACGCCCGTACCGACGTGGGCGGCGCGTACCGCTGGAACGAATCGACTGCCCGCTGGGAATCGATGATGGACTGGGTCGATGTTTCCGAGCGCGGCCTTTTGGGCATTGAAGCCATTGCCGTTGATCCGCAGGAATCGGGCGTTGTGTACATGGTGGCAGGAACCAGTTACTGGAACAACGGCCGTACGGCGTTCCTCCGCAGTAGCGACAAGGGTGAATCTTGGGATGTCCTTTACACTTGGGACGAAGACGGTACCAAGGGGGCGAAAGTGGCACGCTTTGGCGCTCATGGTAACGGCATGGGCCGCGGTAATGGCGAAGCCTTGGCGGTCGACCCGAACGATTCGAAGATTATGTTCTACGGCTCCAAGAACAAGGGTCTTTGGAAATCGACGGATAACGGAACGAGCTGGAGCCATGTGGATGCTTGGACCAAGGCGGCTGGGAGCGATACGACCTGGAATGGTTCGGGATTCAGCTTTGTGCAGTACGCTCCGGGCAGCTCCAAGGTGCTGTACGCCGGATTCTTGCGCGAAGGGACGACGGCCAAGGGCACGTTCGAAAACGTGTTCACCTCGACCGACGGCGGTGCAAGCTGGCAGGCGCTCCCGATTCCGGATTCATTGCGCAGCACGGCCGGCGGGAGCATTGTGCGCCTGATGCCGCAGCGTGCGGTGGTTTCGGGCGACGGTAAAACGATGACGGTGACCTTTGCCGACGGCGCAGGCCCGCATTCCATGATGTGGGACGAAGGCTGGGGCATGATTTACGACGGCTTTGGTCGCGGTGCGGTGCTGCAGCTTGATGTGGCGTCGGCGACTTGGTCCGACGTTTCTCCGGAAAACTTCCTGGACGAAGGTGGCGATGCCAAGTACGACAAAGTGGACGTGAAAGGTATGGTCGACTGCGAAGCCGCTGGCGGCACCGGCAAGACTTGCGAAGAATATTACCCCTACATTGCCCCTTATGGCGGCATTGCCATTAATCCGAAAAATGCCAACGAAATGGTGGTGACCACTGAAGGTTACCGCGGTCCGCAGTTCTGGTACACGGCTACAAGCGACACCAGCGGCAAGTGGAGCGACCAGTGGGGTACTAACATTTACCACACGACTGACGGCGGCAAAACCTGGATTGCAAGCTTCAAGTATTACTGGATGGAAGGGGGAGTCTATCCGACTACTCAGCAGATGGATGCCAACGGAATTGGCTGGATGCATAACGGTTCTATCCACTGGTCCGGTAGCGTTGCTATGGATCCCTTCGACAACAACCGCGTCTTTGTGACTTCGGGTAACGGTATTTTCCGCTGCGACAACTTGAGCGATTACATTTATAAGGAAGCGGAGAATTCTTGGGAAGAACCGCAGCTCACCATGAACCAGGTGTGGCATTTCTCGGCGCATGGCGTCGAAGAAACGGTGCCTTTCGAAGTGGTGAGCATTCCGGGTGGCCCCATGATTTCGATCATCGGTGATTACGACGGATTCCGTCATGATGACATCGCAAAATATCCGGCATTCAGGCACAAGACGAATGTTGGCGGCGATTATGTATCGTTGGGTACGACGCAGGGCCTTGCTTATGCTCCCAAGAGTGGCAAATTGGCCAAGGTGGCTGACAAGCGCGCCTATGAAGGCCAGTACAATGCAATTCCCATTGCCCCGGTGCAGTATTCCCTTGACTCGGGTAAGACTTGGACTGTTGAGACCTATACAGGGCCTGACGAAAAAGCCGCTAAGGGCACGGTAGCTCTTTCGGCAAAAGGTACTTACACCATCTGGGTTCCGATGGAAGGAACGACCGATGTCTATCGCAATTACAACGGCACGACTTGGGAAAAGGTTTCAGGAATCGACAACTCTGCTTTTGTGGTGGGCGATCCTGAAAACGACGAAGTATTCTATGCCTACACCAAGGCGGACGGCAAGTTCTACAAGAGTACCGATGCGGGCGCAAGCTTCAAGGCTGTGAGTACGCCTGGTGAAAGCGCGTTCAAAAAGTTCCGTGCCATTCCGGGCTTTGAGGGCGATTTGTGGTTGCCAGTCGCTATTCAGGATCCGTCGAACGGTACGCCGGCAAGCGGAAAGCTGTTGCATTCAACCGATGGAGGTGCCACTTGGGCTGCGGTTGAAGGTGTCGGTTACTGCGAAGCGGTGGGTTATGGCGCTCCCAAGGAAAAGGGCGGCTATCCGGCGATTTACGTTTTCGCAACAGTCGGTAAAGTGACGGGCGTATTCGGCTCCGACGACAAGGGTAAAACTTGGACTCGCGTGAACGATGACGGTCACGAATACGGCGGCCTTGCCAACGGCGAGTTCGTGATGGGCGACATGAATACCTACGGCGTGGTGTACATGAGTACGGCGGGCCGCGGCATTGCTGCCCGCGTGCCGAGCGACTGGAACATGGGAACTTCGAGTTCCGAAGGGACAACGAAGGTTGCTCCGTCTGCAAAGGCGATTGCTTCGGCCTCGGTAACCTATGCGAACGGTAACCTGGAACTGCACTTGAATGCAACCGTTGCCCGAGTTAGCGTGTTCGACATGAAGGGCAAGAAGATTTCTAGCCGCTATTACAGCAGCTCTGCCTCGGTGCCGCTCAAGGAACTGGTGCGCGCCAAGGGCAGCTATTTTGTTCGAGTCGATAACGGCAAGAAGGTGCTGTTTGCAAATCGCGTGATTGTGACGCGATAA